The Panicum hallii strain FIL2 chromosome 9, PHallii_v3.1, whole genome shotgun sequence genome has a window encoding:
- the LOC112873672 gene encoding RHOMBOID-like protein 2, which yields MAAAARFDVEQGRRGGEGRYPPPPPEQMYTQRKGEREWVPWFVPVVVAVNIALFAVVMYVNNCPAHAASTRRGGGGACVARGFLHRFAFQPLSENPLLGPSSAALQKLGALVWDKVVHERQGWRLLTCIWLHAGVVHLLANMLSLVLIGLRLEQQFGYVRIGVIYIVSGVGGSVLSSLFIRNNISVGASGALFGLLGAMLSELFTNWTIYSNKAAALVTLLVVIAINLAIGILPHVDNFAHIGGFLTGFLLGFIFLMRPHYGWMQRYVRPSEIKYTTKKYLPYQWVLLAVASVLAVLGFAVGMGMLFKGVNANDHCQWCHYLSCVPTSRWSCGK from the exons atggccgccgccgcgcgcttcGACGTGGAGCAGGGCAGGAGGGGCGGGGAGGGGAggtacccgccgccgccgccggagcagaTGTACACGCAGcggaagggggagagggagtgggtGCCGTGGTTCGTGCCGGTCGTCGTGGCCGTCAACATCGCGCTGTTCGCCGTCGTCATGTACGTCAACAACTGCCCCGCCCACGCTGCCTCGactcgccgcggcggcggcggcgcttgcgtCGCCCGCGGGTTCCTCCACCGCTTCGCCTTCCAGCCGCTCAGCGAGAACCCACTCCTCGGCCCATCGTCGGCGGC gctgcagaagctgggaGCACTCGTGTGGGACAAAGTTGTGCACGAGCGCCAGGGTTGGAGGCTCCTGACATGCATCTGGCTGCACGCCGGCGTTGTCCACCTGCTAGCCAATATGCTCAGCCTCGTGCTCATCGGACTCAGACTCGAGCAACAATTTGGATATG TGAGAATCGGTGTCATCTACATTGTTTCTGGCGTTGGAGGCAGCGTGCTTTCATCTCTGTTCATCAGGAACAACATTTCTGTCGGCGCTTCTGGAGCTCTGTTTGGACTCCTTGGAGCCATGCTGTCGGAGCTCTTCACCAACTGGACCATCTACTCAAACAAG GCTGCAGCCCTGGTGACCCTCTTGGTTGTCATCGCCATCAACCTCGCCATTGGCATCCTCCCGCACGTCGACAACTTTGCGCACATCGGAGGATTCCTCACTGGTTTCCTCCTGGGATTCATCTTCTTGATGCGCCCGCATTACGGTTGGATGCAGCGCTATGTGCGGCCCTCCGAGATCAAGTACACCACCAAGAAGTACCTGCCCTATCAATGGGTTCTGTTGGCCGTAGCTTCGGTCCTCGCTGTCCTCGG ATTCGCCGTTGGGATGGGGATGCTTTTCAAGGGAGTGAACGCGAATGACCACTGCCAGTGGTGCCACTACCTCAGCTGCGTTCCGACCTCGAGGTGGAGCTGTGGGAAGTGA